The following proteins come from a genomic window of Lolium rigidum isolate FL_2022 chromosome 5, APGP_CSIRO_Lrig_0.1, whole genome shotgun sequence:
- the LOC124652722 gene encoding uncharacterized protein LOC124652722, translated as MAPIATATTSIMLELRKYLMLMAILAATVTYVAGLNPPGGVWLRTEDGHLTGDQILVQTGRRRYDAFYYSNTAAFMASVVVILLLLLMERRIGTSNRLLVLAALRVVMVLDFFAVLVAYAAGASRGTATTIVASLLVSTVSVYITGYAAYRALFRPRPPPESPGEATLNLRLERRRKTLMLFCIFAATVTYSAGLNPPGGFWPDSREGSHPGSPVLEEDHHTRRFTTFFVCNTATFIASLRGIMLLTTIRSKFKDGDGNGRWWYVLYGHVVVALSGLLVAYGFGSCRETHSTVYVFGLVFPVVAYTAIQFVIQRYFWNKLVDLADKIHRRLSSYWTSLRLRLRSCWRSICSCLIDPDEQTAVEDDDGLGTETTPVKRADTAVLLLATLSATITYQAGMNPPGGFWPDSRDGHTSGDPILLTTHAKRYKVFFAFNSLALVTSIVVIAMVLTRRASSAVHRHHALEATMILDLLNLVVAYAVGCGRDVNTSVRVIALAGGVLVCVVIHIVFFTLKNRRETPELLKKKRKLLLLFAILVVTITYQAGLTPPGGFWLEDDADHHAAGYTVLSNTYPHRYTAFFYCNAVSFMSSVATIILLVNPHMYELGIMCQALYLCAVSALFGLIGAFAAGSSRRLGTSLSVVELAAGVFVFIVMLLLALKFLSRCKIFCHGSNELPPQPQEAREEEPRPKEEDNVTEEGDSDETQPKEEEDNVMEEDDSNEETQPQPEEGGDHSDEESQTQPQVGGGDDSDDRDTARYTTRKYLMLVSILVASVTYQAGLIPPGGVWPDSVNGHTAGNPVLHDSNERRYGLFFYSNSVSFLASIVVIFLLQLDEPLFARKARSPSTAGGAPTCRSKSDELLRVAQSSILLALLFLLVAYASGCSRRWEMFGYVVVLTVAVLLYITIHVLLSCRDEKPGQVTPLAQEAEQARGSSHCTDGLCRCKCHEKDGERMQEESEV; from the exons ATGGCGCCTATCGCCACGGCCACCACGAGCATCATGCTGGAGCTCCGCAAGTACCTCATGCTCATGGCCATCCTTGCGGCGACAGTGACCTACGTCGCCGGGCTCAACCCGCCGGGCGGCGTGTGGCTGCGCACCGAGGACGGCCACCTCACAGGCGACCAGATCCTCGTCCAAACGGGCCGCCGCCGCTACGACGCCTTCTACTACAGCAACACCGCCGCATTCATGGCCtcggtcgtcgtcatcctcctcctgctcctcatgGAGCGGAGGATTGGCACGAGCAACAGGCTGCTCGTCCTCGCCGCGTTGCGAGTGGTCATGGTGCTCGACTTCTTCGCGGTCCTGGTGGCCTACGCTGCCGGAGCCAGCAGGGGCACGGCCACAACAATCGTCGCCTCGCTGCTGGTTTCCACGGTCTCGGTCTACATCACGGGCTACGCCGCGTACCGCGCGCTCTTCAGGCCTAGACCACCGCCAGAGTCCCCCGGCGAAGCGACGCTTAACCTTAGGCTCGAGCGGCGGCGCAAGACCCTCATGCTCTTCTGCATCTTCGCGGCAACCGTCACCTACTCGGCGGGGCTGAACCCGCCGGGCGGCTTCTGGCCCGACAGTCGGGAAGGCAGCCATCCTGGCAGCCCGGTTCTCGAGGAGGATCACCACACGCGGCGCTTCACCACCTTCTTCGTCTGCAACACCGCCACGTTCATCGCGTCACTGAGGGGCATCATGCTCCTCACCACCATCAGAAGCAAGTTCAAGGACGGCGACGGCAACGGGCGGTGGTGGTACGTCCTCTACGGGCACGTCGTGGTGGCGCTGAGTGGCCTCCTCGTCGCCTACGGCTTCGGAAGCTGCAGGGAGACTCACTCCACTGTCTACGTCTTTGGACTGGTCTTCCCTGTTGTCGCCTACACTGCCATCCAATTCGTTATCCAGAGATACTTCTGGAATAAGCTCGTGGACCTTGCGGATAAAATACATAG GCGTTTAAGCTCATACTGGACCAGCCTAAGACTGAGGTTGCGCTCATGCTGGAGAAGCATATGCTCTTGCTTGATCGATCCTGATGAGCAAACCGCGGTAGAAGATGATGATGGACTTGGAACAGAGACGACGCCGGTAAAGAGGGCTGACACCGCAGTGCTGCTTCTTGCCACCCTCTCGGCGACCATCACGTACCAAGCAGGGATGAACCCACCGGGTGGCTTCTGGCCTGACAGCCGCGACGGACACACCAGCGGCGACCCGATCCTCCTAACTACGCACGCGAAACGCTACAAGGTCTTCTTCGCCTTCAACTCCCTGGCGCTCGTGACCTCCATCGTTGTCATCGCCATGGTCCTGACAAGGCGCGCGTCCAGCGCCGTCCACAGGCACCACGCGCTGGAGGCCACCATGATCCTCGACCTGCTCAACCTCGTGGTCGCCTACGCCGTTGGGTGTGGTCGTGACGTGAACACTTCTGTCCGAGTGATCGCCCTGGCTGGTGGCGTCCTGGTCTGCGTCGTGATCCACATTGTATTTTTCACGCTCAAAAACAGGAGAGAGACGCCGGAGCTGCTGAAGAAGAAGCgcaagctgctgctgctgtttgCCATCCTGGTCGTCACCATCACCTACCAGGCTGGGCTCACTCCACCAGGGGGCTTCTGGCTCGAGGACGATGCCGATCACCACGCCGCAGGCTACACCGTGCTCTCCAACACGTACCCGCACCGTTACACAGCCTTCTTCTACTGCAACGCGGTGAGCTTCATGTCCTCGGTGGCGACCATCATCCTGCTGGTGAATCCGCACATGTACGAGCTGGGCATCATGTGCCAGGCGCTCTACCTGTGCGCGGTATCGGCATTGTTCGGCCTCATTGGGGCATTCGCCGCCGGAAGCTCTCGTCGCCTAGGAACGTCTCTCTCTGTGGTTGAACTGGCAGCCGGTGTGTTTGTCTTCATCGTCATGCTGCTCCTAGCACTCAAGTTTCTGAGTAGATGTAAGATATTCTGCCACGGAAGCAATGAGTTGCCACCGCAGCCACAGGAAGCAAGGGAAGAGGAGCCCCGGCCCAAGGAAGAAGACAATGTAACGGAGGAAGGCGACTCCGACGAGACCCAGcccaaggaagaagaagacaatgTAATGGAGGAAGATGACTCCAACGAGGAGACCCAGCCCCAGCCCGAGGAAGGAGGAGACCACTCCGATGAGGAGTCCCAGACCCAGCCCCAAGTAGGTGGGGGAGACGACTCAGACGACAGAGACACTGCTAGATACACCACGCGCAAGTACCTGATGTTGGTGAGCATCCTAGTGGCGAGCGTCACCTACCAAGCCGGTCTCATCCCGCCAGGTGGGGTATGGCCAGATAGTGTCAACGGGCATACTGCGGGCAACCCGGTCCTGCATGACAGCAACGAGCGCCGGTACGGCTTGTTCTTCTACAGCAACTCCGTCTCCTTCCTGGCATCCATCGTCGTCATCTTCCTGCTACAGCTGGATGAGCCGCTGTTTGCCCGGAAGGCCAGGTCCCCTTCCACAGCTGGAGGAGCCCCCACATGTCGTAGCAAGTCCGACGAGCTGCTCCGGGTGGCGCAGTCCTCCATCCTGCTGGCCCTTCTTTTCCTGCTCGTCGCCTACGCCTCAGGCTGCAGCCGTAGGTGGGAAATGTTTGGGTATGTCGTCGTGCTCACCGTCGCCGTGCTgctctacatcaccatccatgtgcTGTTGTCATGCCGTGACGAGAAACCTGGACAAGTAACACCTCTGGCTCAGGAGGCTGAGCAGGCTCGTGGTAGTAGCCACTGTACTGACGGGCTGTGCAGATGTAAATGCCATGAGAAGGACGGGGAAAGAATGCAGGAGGAAAGCGAGGTCTAG